From a single Peromyscus maniculatus bairdii isolate BWxNUB_F1_BW_parent chromosome 4, HU_Pman_BW_mat_3.1, whole genome shotgun sequence genomic region:
- the Lrrc4c gene encoding leucine-rich repeat-containing protein 4C: MLNKMTLHPQQIMIGPRFNRALFDPLLVVLLALQLLVVAGLVRAQTCPSVCSCSNQFSKVICVRKNLREVPDGISTNTRLLNLHENQIQIIKVNSFKHLRHLEILQLSRNHIRTIEIGAFNGLANLNTLELFDNRLTTIPNGAFVYLSKLKELWLRNNPIESIPSYAFNRIPSLRRLDLGELKRLSYISEGAFEGLSNLRYLNLAMCNLREIPNLTPLIKLDELDLSGNHLSAIRPGSFQGLMHLQKLWMIQSQIQVIERNAFDNLQSLVEINLAHNNLTLLPHDLFTPLHHLERIHLHHNPWNCNCDILWLSWWIRDMAPSNTACCARCNTPPNLKGRYIGELDQNYFTCYAPVIVEPPADLNVTEGMAAELKCRASTSLTSVSWITPNGTVMTHGAYKVRIAVLSDGTLNFTNVTVQDTGMYTCMVSNSVGNTTASATLNVTAATTTPFSYFSTVTVETMEPSQDEARTTDNNVGPTPVIDWETTNVTTSLTPQSTRSTEKTFTIPVTDINSGIPGIDEVMKTTKIIIGCFVAITLMAAVMLVIFYKMRKQHHRQNHHAPTRTVEIINVDDELTGDTPMESHLPMPAIEHEHLNHYNSYKSPFNHTTTVNTINSIHSSVHEPLLIRMNSKDNVQETQI, encoded by the coding sequence ATGTTGAACAAGATGACCTTACATCCACAGCAGATAATGATAGGTCCTAGGTTTAACAGGGCCCTATTTGACCCCCTGCTTGTGGTGCTGTTGGCTCTTCAACTTCTTGTTGTGGCTGGTCTGGTTCGAGCTCAAACCTGCCCTTCGGTGTGCTCCTGCAGCAACCAGTTCAGCAAGGTGATTTGTGTTCGAAAAAACCTTCGTGAGGTTCCTGATGGCATCTCCACCAACACAAGGCTTCTGAACCTCCATGAGAACCAAATCCAGATCATCAAAGTGAACAGCTTCAAGCACTTAAGGCACTTGGAAATCCTCCAGTTGAGCAGGAATCATATTCGAACCATTGAAATTGGGGCCTTCAATGGTCTGGCGAACCTCAACACTCTGGAACTCTTTGACAATCGTCTTACTACCATCCCGAATGGAGCTTTTGTGTATTTGTCTAAACTGAAGGAGCTCTGGTTACGCAACAACCCCATTGAAAGCATCCCTTCCTATGCTTTTAACAGAATCCCTTCTTTGCGCCGCCTAGACTTAGGGGAATTGAAAAGGCTTTCATACATCTCAGAAGGTGCCTTTGAAGGTCTGTCCAACTTGAGGTATTTGAACCTTGCCATGTGCAACCTCCGCGAAATCCCTAACCTCACGCCGCTCATCAAACTGGACGAGCTAGATCTTTCTGGGAACCATTTGTCTGCAATCAGGCCTGGCTCTTTTCAGGGGTTGATGCACCTTCAAAAACTGTGGATGATACAGTCTCAGATTCAAGTGATTGAACGCAATGCCTTTGATAACCTCCAGTCACTAGTGGAGATCAACCTGGCACACAACAATCTAACATTACTGCCTCATGACCTTTTCACGCCCTTGCATCATCTAGAGAGGATACACCTTCATCACAACCCATGGAACTGTAACTGTGATATCCTGTGGCTCAGCTGGTGGATAAGAGACATGGCCCCCTCGAACACAGCTTGTTGTGCCAGGTGTAACACTCCCCCCAATCTGAAAGGGAGGTATATCGGAGAGCTGGACCAGAATTACTTCACATGCTATGCTCCGGTGATTGTGGAGCCCCCTGCAGACCTCAATGTCACTGAAGGCATGGCTGCTGAGCTGAAATGTCGGGCATCTACATCCCTGACTTCTGTGTCTTGGATTACTCCAAATGGAACAGTCATGACCCATGGGGCATACAAAGTGCGGATAGCTGTGCTCAGCGATGGCACATTAAATTTCACAAACGTAACTGTGCAagacacaggcatgtacacatgtatggtgAGTAATTCTGTTGGCAACACTACTGCTTCTGCCACCCTGAATGTTACTGCGGCAACCACTACTCCTTTCTCCTACTTCTCGACTGTAACAGTAGAGACTATGGAACCTTCTCAGGATGAGGCACGAACCACAGATAACAATGTGGGCCCCACTCCAGTGATCGATTGGGAGACCACCAATGTAACTACATCTCTTACGCCACAGAGCACAAGGTCGACGGAGAAAACATTCACCATCCCAGTAACTGACATCAACAGTGGAATCCCAGGAATTGATGAGGTCATGAAGACAACCAAAATCATTATTGGGTGTTTTGTGGCCATCACGCTCATGGCTGCTGTGATGCTGGTCATTTTCTACAAGATGAGGAAACAGCACCATCGGCAAAATCACCATGCTCCAACAAGGACTGTTGAAATCATTAACGTGGATGATGAGCTCACTGGGGACACACCCATGGAAAGCCACCTGCCCATGCCTGCCATTGAGCATGAGCACCTAAACCACTATAACTCTTACAAATCTCCCTTCAACCACACGACAACAGTAAACACAATAAATTCAATACACAGTTCAGTGCATGAACCGTTATTGATCCGAATGAACTCTAAAGACAATGTACAAGAGactcaaatataa